One genomic region from Flagellimonas oceani encodes:
- a CDS encoding CTP synthase, whose translation MSDTKYIFVTGGVTSSLGKGIIAASLAKLLQARGYRTTIQKLDPYINVDPGTLNPYEHGECYVTDDGAETDLDLGHYERFLNVRTSQANNVTTGRIYQSVIEKERRGEFLGKTVQVVPHITNEIKERIQILGKSGDYDIIITEIGGTVGDIESLPYIESVRQLLWELGEHNGIVIHLTLVPFLSAAGELKTKPTQHSVKTLMESGIKADILVCRTEHHISEDIKEKLALFCNVRKEAVIQSIDASTIYDVPLLMQEEGLDTVALEKLALPNTTEPNLDQWKEFLQRHKNPKDKVVIGLIGKYVELPDSYKSIQEAFIHAGAANEVEIEVKSIHSEHLSAKNIEKKLQGLDGILVAPGFGERGIEGKVNAVTYARENNIPFLGICLGMQMAVIEFARTVLGLTKANSTEMNSETPDPVISLMEEQKNVTDKGGTMRLGSWDCHLKEGSLVHGVYATSDIEERHRHRYEFNNTYKDQLEEAGLVASGVNPKTGLVEVVEIPSHPWFVGVQYHPEYKSTVANPHPLFVGFVKAVLTQKQKQNNASLA comes from the coding sequence ATGTCAGATACCAAGTACATTTTCGTTACGGGAGGCGTTACTTCATCGTTGGGTAAAGGAATTATCGCCGCATCCTTGGCTAAACTACTACAGGCCAGGGGATACCGAACCACCATCCAAAAGCTGGATCCATACATCAATGTTGACCCGGGAACACTTAACCCATACGAGCATGGCGAATGTTATGTGACCGATGATGGAGCCGAAACCGACTTGGATCTTGGCCACTACGAACGTTTTTTGAACGTACGTACCTCACAGGCCAATAACGTTACTACAGGTAGGATCTATCAAAGTGTTATTGAAAAGGAACGCCGCGGTGAGTTTTTGGGAAAGACCGTTCAAGTTGTGCCACATATTACCAATGAGATCAAGGAGCGTATCCAAATTTTGGGCAAGAGCGGTGATTACGACATCATTATTACCGAAATAGGGGGAACCGTGGGTGATATTGAATCGCTTCCTTATATAGAATCGGTTCGCCAGTTGCTTTGGGAATTGGGCGAGCACAATGGCATTGTAATCCATTTGACCTTGGTGCCATTTTTATCCGCAGCGGGCGAATTGAAGACGAAGCCCACCCAGCACTCCGTAAAAACCTTGATGGAAAGTGGAATAAAGGCCGATATTTTGGTGTGCAGGACCGAGCACCATATTTCTGAGGACATCAAAGAAAAGCTGGCTCTATTCTGTAATGTTAGAAAAGAAGCCGTTATTCAATCCATAGATGCATCCACCATATATGATGTTCCCTTGTTGATGCAAGAGGAGGGGCTGGACACGGTGGCCTTGGAAAAATTGGCGCTGCCAAATACAACCGAGCCCAATCTGGACCAATGGAAAGAGTTCTTACAACGTCATAAAAATCCAAAGGATAAGGTAGTGATCGGGTTGATAGGCAAATATGTGGAACTTCCCGATTCCTATAAATCCATACAAGAGGCATTTATCCATGCCGGGGCGGCAAACGAAGTGGAGATAGAGGTGAAATCCATTCATTCCGAACACCTGTCCGCAAAAAATATTGAAAAGAAATTACAGGGGCTGGACGGTATTTTGGTCGCTCCTGGTTTTGGTGAAAGGGGAATCGAGGGCAAGGTAAATGCCGTTACCTACGCGCGTGAGAACAATATTCCTTTCTTGGGCATCTGTTTGGGCATGCAAATGGCCGTAATCGAATTTGCGAGAACGGTTCTTGGCCTGACCAAGGCCAACTCCACCGAAATGAACAGTGAAACGCCGGACCCGGTAATCAGCTTAATGGAGGAACAGAAAAATGTTACCGATAAGGGCGGTACCATGCGTTTGGGAAGTTGGGACTGTCACCTTAAAGAGGGAAGTCTGGTCCATGGCGTATATGCCACTTCGGATATAGAGGAACGCCATAGGCACAGATACGAGTTCAACAATACATATAAGGACCAATTGGAGGAAGCTGGCCTGGTCGCATCTGGAGTAAATCCGAAGACCGGTCTTGTGGAAGTCGTGGAAATTCCATCGCACCCTTGGTTTGTTGGGGTGCAGTACCACCCGGAGTACAAGAGCACGGTAGCTAATCCACATCCCTTGTTTGTGGGGTTCGTAAAGGCGGTATTGACCCAAAAACAGAAACAAAACAATGCCAGTTTGGCATAA
- the yidC gene encoding membrane protein insertase YidC, with product MEEKKLDIKSIIGFVLIFGILIFMFYQNQPTPEELEAQKAEQARVEAEAAKAEQETKTAPVKETKTVDLNDSTAVANYKSTVGAFGFTQTSDGTTLLENEVLKLEISNKGGQIVEAKMKEFVTFDSIPVYLVKDGNANFALNFTTTDNRVLSTADLYFEPSLSQSGDNKVLSMKAKVANNQFLEYRYEMKPNDYLVDFTVRSQGLNGVFNTSKPLTLEWDLKGIRHNKSVQYENRYTRLTYNHDDGDISKLSESSDFDEETEVDVKWLSYRQHFFSSILATDDHFKTADLTSTNLVEEESKELRFTKEYSTRAPLEYQGGEISQNMYWYYGPTDVKVLDNYTDLGLADSIPFGWGIFGWINRYVFTPFYTFLSSFLPYGIAIVIMTILVRLALSPVTYKSYLSQAKMKVLKPEISEINEKYKDNAMKKQQETMKVYNKAGVSPMSGCVPALLQLPIFYSLFMFFPTSFALRQKPFLWAEDLSSYDTIFELPFTIPFYGDHVSLFPILASVAIFFYMQMTTGQSMQMQQQPGMPNMKFIMYLSPIMMLFFFNNYASGLSLYYFVSNLITIFIMLAIKNYILDEEKIHAQIQENKKKPKKENKFQRKMREMMEQAEEQKKSGKR from the coding sequence ATGGAAGAAAAGAAGCTGGATATTAAATCCATTATTGGATTTGTACTGATTTTTGGGATACTCATTTTTATGTTTTACCAAAATCAGCCAACGCCAGAAGAGCTTGAGGCACAAAAAGCAGAGCAAGCACGTGTCGAGGCAGAGGCCGCCAAAGCAGAGCAAGAGACCAAGACCGCTCCCGTAAAGGAAACCAAGACCGTAGACCTTAATGATTCCACGGCCGTGGCCAATTACAAGAGCACTGTTGGGGCCTTTGGATTTACCCAAACTTCGGACGGAACCACGCTACTCGAGAATGAAGTGCTTAAACTGGAAATTTCCAATAAAGGAGGACAGATCGTGGAGGCAAAAATGAAGGAATTTGTAACCTTCGATTCGATTCCTGTATACTTGGTGAAGGACGGAAACGCCAATTTTGCCCTGAACTTTACCACAACGGACAACAGGGTGCTCAGCACGGCCGACCTTTATTTTGAACCATCACTATCGCAAAGTGGGGACAATAAGGTGCTTTCCATGAAAGCCAAAGTGGCGAACAACCAATTTTTGGAGTACCGCTACGAAATGAAGCCCAATGATTATTTGGTTGATTTTACCGTTCGTTCCCAAGGCTTGAACGGGGTTTTTAACACCAGCAAACCGCTTACTTTAGAGTGGGATTTGAAAGGAATCCGGCACAACAAGAGTGTGCAGTACGAAAATAGGTACACCCGTTTAACGTACAATCATGATGATGGGGACATCAGTAAACTTTCGGAAAGCAGTGATTTTGACGAGGAAACCGAAGTGGATGTGAAGTGGCTGTCGTACCGTCAGCACTTTTTCAGCTCCATTTTGGCAACGGACGATCACTTTAAGACGGCAGACCTCACCTCCACCAATTTGGTCGAGGAAGAAAGCAAGGAACTCCGTTTTACCAAAGAATATAGTACCAGGGCACCTTTGGAATATCAGGGTGGGGAAATATCGCAGAACATGTATTGGTATTATGGGCCTACCGATGTAAAGGTGCTGGATAACTATACAGATTTGGGATTGGCGGATTCCATTCCATTTGGTTGGGGAATCTTCGGTTGGATCAACCGATACGTATTTACCCCGTTCTATACGTTCTTAAGTTCGTTCTTGCCGTATGGTATAGCCATTGTGATCATGACGATTTTGGTACGATTGGCACTTTCGCCGGTGACCTATAAATCCTATTTGTCGCAGGCCAAGATGAAGGTGTTGAAGCCGGAGATTTCAGAGATCAACGAAAAGTACAAGGACAACGCCATGAAAAAGCAACAGGAAACCATGAAGGTCTACAACAAGGCAGGGGTGAGCCCCATGAGCGGTTGTGTACCGGCCTTGTTGCAGTTGCCCATTTTCTATTCACTGTTCATGTTTTTTCCAACATCTTTTGCATTACGTCAGAAACCATTTTTGTGGGCAGAGGATCTATCATCCTACGATACCATTTTTGAGTTGCCGTTCACCATACCTTTTTACGGTGACCACGTATCCTTGTTCCCGATCTTGGCATCCGTTGCCATCTTCTTTTATATGCAGATGACTACCGGACAGAGCATGCAGATGCAGCAGCAACCGGGTATGCCGAACATGAAATTTATTATGTACCTATCGCCCATTATGATGTTGTTCTTCTTTAACAACTATGCGAGTGGATTGAGTTTGTACTATTTCGTTTCCAACTTGATTACCATCTTTATTATGTTGGCGATCAAGAACTACATTCTGGACGAGGAAAAGATTCATGCCCAGATACAGGAAAACAAGAAGAAACCGAAAAAAGAGAACAAGTTCCAGCGTAAAATGCGCGAAATGATGGAACAGGCCGAAGAGCAAAAGAAATCAGGAAAAAGATAA
- a CDS encoding fasciclin domain-containing protein, with the protein MKTLKHLTRLTCLLLFVGFTSCSNDDNGPTPPPEEENNIVEAAQATSELSTLVAALQKADESANNDLITALSGEGPFTVFAPTNEAFDDLLAQLDGFDSLDDFSSQQLQDLLAVILTYHVVADAAFSTDLSDGMSLTTLQGSSLEVVIDGDVFIQDATDVPAQVVDADIEVSNGVVHIIDKVLLPQAILDELADIILMPITDLAIGNENLENLVAALTAANGDLPTVLRGDGPFTVLAPTDEAFETFLDGAALEDVPVDVLTNVLLNHVISGEVTSEDLTGLGSGYTSTMATGAGDQMVSLFFDTSDGVTFNGVSNVVTADVKAINGIVHVVDAVIDIPNIVDHAIANPGLSSLVGALTDGGNTTFTDLLSNEEELFTVFAPGNDAFSAFTNPNSNDINAILANHVVMGAAAFRSDLTNTYYTTEAEFATDENLSLYVNIDDGVTLNGTSSVVMADIVASNGVIHTVDAVIDLPTVVTFATADPTFSTLVQALTELTPGTDFVSVLSAQDGNGSDPFTVFAPTNDAFAALTSIPEEAALTPILQHHVVAGANVRSGDLSDGATATTLEGDMITINLPGTGDNIADITDGAGNMGIGIDYVDVQAINGVIHVVDTVLIPDTMN; encoded by the coding sequence ATGAAAACTTTAAAACATTTAACCCGACTGACGTGCTTACTCCTATTTGTGGGATTTACTTCTTGCTCCAATGATGATAACGGCCCTACGCCACCACCTGAGGAAGAGAACAATATAGTAGAGGCAGCACAGGCAACATCTGAACTTAGTACCTTGGTTGCCGCTCTTCAAAAAGCAGACGAGAGCGCAAACAATGATTTGATAACTGCCCTTAGCGGTGAAGGACCATTTACCGTATTTGCCCCGACCAACGAAGCATTTGATGATTTACTGGCCCAATTGGACGGTTTTGATTCCTTAGACGATTTTAGCTCACAACAGCTTCAAGATTTACTTGCTGTGATTTTAACATATCACGTGGTGGCAGATGCCGCTTTTTCCACGGATTTGAGTGATGGCATGAGCCTTACCACCCTGCAAGGTTCATCACTTGAAGTTGTTATCGATGGTGATGTGTTTATACAAGATGCCACAGATGTTCCGGCACAAGTGGTGGATGCTGATATCGAGGTTTCCAATGGGGTCGTTCACATAATTGACAAAGTTCTTTTGCCCCAAGCCATTTTGGATGAATTGGCCGATATTATTTTGATGCCCATCACAGATTTAGCCATCGGAAACGAAAATCTAGAAAACTTGGTCGCTGCACTGACTGCTGCCAACGGCGATTTGCCAACCGTACTTAGGGGAGATGGACCATTTACCGTATTGGCCCCGACCGATGAGGCCTTTGAAACGTTCCTAGACGGAGCAGCCTTGGAAGATGTTCCTGTTGATGTATTGACCAACGTATTGCTCAACCACGTAATCAGTGGCGAAGTGACTTCCGAAGATTTGACCGGACTTGGTTCTGGATACACCAGCACAATGGCAACGGGAGCAGGAGACCAAATGGTAAGCTTGTTCTTCGATACCTCTGATGGTGTAACGTTCAACGGGGTATCAAACGTAGTAACAGCGGATGTAAAAGCCATCAATGGTATAGTGCACGTAGTTGATGCCGTAATCGATATTCCAAATATTGTGGATCATGCTATTGCCAATCCCGGGCTTTCGTCCTTGGTAGGTGCTTTGACTGATGGTGGAAACACAACTTTCACCGATTTGTTATCCAACGAAGAAGAACTTTTCACCGTATTTGCTCCAGGAAACGACGCATTCAGCGCATTCACAAATCCAAATTCAAATGATATCAATGCCATTTTGGCCAATCATGTGGTGATGGGCGCCGCTGCCTTCCGCTCGGATTTGACCAATACCTATTACACAACTGAGGCAGAATTCGCAACAGACGAAAACTTAAGCCTCTACGTAAATATCGATGATGGTGTTACATTGAACGGAACCAGTAGTGTGGTAATGGCGGATATCGTAGCCAGCAACGGAGTAATCCATACAGTGGATGCCGTAATCGACTTGCCGACCGTAGTGACTTTTGCTACTGCCGATCCTACCTTCTCTACTTTGGTACAAGCGTTGACCGAGTTGACACCAGGTACAGATTTTGTTAGTGTGCTGTCCGCCCAAGATGGTAACGGAAGTGATCCATTTACCGTGTTTGCTCCTACCAACGATGCTTTTGCCGCTTTGACCAGTATTCCTGAAGAAGCTGCCTTAACGCCAATTCTTCAACACCACGTAGTGGCAGGTGCCAATGTACGTTCGGGCGACTTGAGCGACGGTGCCACCGCTACAACATTGGAAGGTGATATGATTACCATTAACCTACCGGGTACTGGAGATAACATTGCTGACATTACCGACGGTGCAGGAAATATGGGAATTGGAATAGATTACGTGGACGTTCAAGCCATAAATGGTGTTATCCATGTGGTGGACACAGTTCTTATCCCTGATACAATGAACTAG
- the mnmA gene encoding tRNA 2-thiouridine(34) synthase MnmA, whose translation MKKVVVGLSGGVDSSVAAYLLKEQGYDVIGLFMKNWHDDSVTISEECPWLEDSNDALIVAEKLGIPFQTVDLSVEYKERIVDYMFNEYERGRTPNPDVLCNREIKFDVFMKIALQLGADYVATGHYCRKGTILNEDGTETYQLLSGKDPNKDQSYFLCQLSQEQLSKTLFPIGALLKPEVRKIAAENNLITADKKDSQGLCFIGKVHLPEFLQQKLKPKKGVIVEVPSDAAQFSTMVPEFQNEREKLTFRAEKPVYNESDGKVVGEHQGAHYFTIGQRKGLNVGGTKEPLFVIDTDVDKNIIYTGQGKAHPGLLRNTLFIKDDELHWVRPDLSLEVDGTMKVMARIRYRQPLQAATLYKVENGLFVDFKEKQSAITEGQFAAWYLNDELIGSGVIS comes from the coding sequence ATGAAAAAGGTTGTTGTTGGACTTTCGGGAGGGGTGGATTCAAGCGTAGCTGCTTATTTGCTCAAAGAGCAGGGATACGATGTCATTGGACTTTTCATGAAGAACTGGCACGATGATTCTGTGACCATATCCGAGGAGTGCCCTTGGTTGGAGGACAGCAACGATGCTTTGATCGTAGCCGAAAAATTGGGAATTCCTTTCCAGACCGTTGATTTAAGTGTTGAATACAAGGAACGTATCGTGGACTATATGTTCAATGAATACGAAAGGGGAAGAACGCCAAATCCCGATGTGCTGTGCAATCGCGAGATCAAGTTCGATGTCTTTATGAAAATAGCCCTACAACTGGGCGCCGATTATGTGGCTACGGGCCATTATTGTAGAAAGGGAACCATCCTGAACGAGGACGGGACCGAAACGTATCAATTACTGTCGGGCAAAGACCCCAATAAAGACCAATCCTATTTTCTTTGTCAACTATCGCAAGAGCAATTGTCAAAGACTTTATTTCCTATTGGAGCGTTGTTAAAGCCGGAAGTAAGGAAGATAGCCGCCGAAAATAATTTGATCACTGCGGATAAAAAGGATTCCCAAGGACTTTGCTTTATTGGGAAAGTGCATTTGCCCGAGTTCTTACAGCAAAAATTGAAGCCCAAGAAAGGGGTGATCGTGGAAGTGCCAAGTGATGCGGCCCAATTTTCCACCATGGTTCCCGAATTTCAAAATGAAAGGGAGAAACTTACCTTTCGTGCGGAGAAACCTGTTTACAACGAATCGGACGGAAAGGTTGTTGGAGAGCATCAAGGTGCCCACTATTTTACCATTGGTCAACGCAAAGGCCTAAATGTTGGCGGAACCAAGGAACCATTGTTCGTTATCGATACCGATGTGGATAAGAACATTATTTATACGGGACAGGGAAAAGCACATCCCGGACTGCTCAGAAACACCTTGTTCATAAAAGATGATGAGCTCCATTGGGTACGCCCCGATTTGTCATTGGAGGTGGATGGTACCATGAAAGTTATGGCGCGCATCCGATATCGTCAACCCTTGCAAGCTGCAACGCTCTACAAAGTAGAAAACGGTCTTTTTGTTGATTTTAAGGAAAAACAATCAGCCATTACCGAAGGACAATTTGCGGCATGGTACCTTAACGATGAATTGATAGGTTCCGGGGTAATCTCCTAA
- a CDS encoding NAD(P)H-dependent flavin oxidoreductase — MQNKITQLFGIEYPIIQAGMVWASGWRLASAVSNAGGLGLLGAGSMYPEILEEHIIKCKKATDKPFGVNVPMLYPDIEKLMDIIVKHEVKIVFTSAGNPKTWTTFLQEKGITVVHVVSSVKFALKAQEAGVDAVVAEGFEAGGHNGRDETTTMVLIPSVKEKIHIPVIAAGGIATGRAMLAAMVLGADGVQVGSRFVASPEASSHELFKKYVVDAKEGDTQLTLKELAPVRLLKNKFFNDVQAAYAKGATKEELKALLGRARAKKGMFEGDMEEGELEIGQVSGLIHNITPAAEIVRELMEEFHRAKTEMRNY, encoded by the coding sequence ATGCAAAATAAAATCACACAACTTTTCGGAATCGAATATCCCATCATTCAAGCAGGGATGGTATGGGCCAGCGGTTGGCGTTTGGCGTCTGCGGTTTCCAATGCAGGTGGATTGGGACTGTTGGGGGCGGGCAGCATGTATCCCGAGATATTGGAGGAGCATATCATCAAATGTAAAAAGGCGACCGACAAACCTTTTGGCGTGAATGTTCCGATGCTCTATCCCGATATTGAAAAGTTGATGGATATTATAGTAAAGCATGAGGTGAAGATTGTGTTCACATCGGCTGGCAACCCTAAAACCTGGACAACATTCCTCCAAGAAAAAGGAATAACCGTTGTGCATGTGGTAAGCAGTGTAAAGTTTGCCTTAAAGGCACAAGAAGCTGGAGTGGATGCAGTGGTGGCCGAAGGTTTTGAAGCTGGCGGTCATAACGGACGTGACGAGACCACGACCATGGTACTGATTCCATCCGTAAAGGAAAAGATACATATTCCGGTCATTGCCGCGGGAGGTATCGCTACGGGAAGGGCTATGTTGGCCGCCATGGTTTTGGGTGCGGATGGTGTTCAGGTCGGCAGCAGGTTCGTAGCCTCGCCAGAAGCCTCCTCGCACGAACTGTTCAAAAAATATGTAGTGGATGCCAAAGAGGGCGATACCCAATTGACATTGAAGGAACTTGCCCCTGTGCGGCTGCTCAAGAACAAGTTTTTTAACGATGTCCAGGCTGCCTATGCAAAAGGCGCCACCAAGGAAGAGCTAAAAGCATTATTGGGTAGGGCACGGGCCAAAAAAGGGATGTTCGAAGGCGATATGGAGGAAGGTGAACTGGAAATCGGTCAAGTTTCCGGTTTGATCCATAACATAACACCGGCGGCAGAAATCGTCCGTGAACTTATGGAAGAGTTTCACCGGGCAAAAACTGAAATGCGGAACTATTGA
- a CDS encoding DUF58 domain-containing protein — protein MAFLRSLYIHNSFFRYIAVLSACFVISYWVPALYPIAWFLVYLLLALFFFDLYLMYATKNGIQAHRNLPQKLSNSDENILSVHFSSKYPFKTEAFVIDELPVQFQKRDFEHRTRIHKGEPYFFEYSVRPVERGEYVFGNLIVFASSPLRIIKRKYTFQKDQMVPVYPSIIQMQQYDFLATSNRLTEFGLKKIRRIGHTQEFEQIKEYIKGDDVRTINWKATAKRSQLMVNQYQDEKSQPIYSIIDTGRVMKMPFNELSLLDYAINSALAFSNVALKRNDKTGLLTFSKKIETFVPAVQKITHLNTIMESLYNISTDYSDSDFGLLYAHVKRKVNQRSLLLLYTNFEHISGLKRQLPYILAMAKKHVLVVIFFENTELESLISTDAEDLQSIYHKTIAEKFSLEKRLMQKELQKYGIQTILTKPEELTVNTINKYLEIKARGII, from the coding sequence ATGGCATTCCTCCGGTCGCTGTACATACACAATAGTTTCTTTCGGTATATCGCCGTACTATCCGCCTGTTTTGTGATTTCCTATTGGGTACCGGCCCTATACCCCATTGCGTGGTTCTTGGTCTATCTGTTATTGGCGCTTTTCTTTTTTGACCTTTATTTGATGTATGCCACGAAAAATGGCATACAGGCCCATCGAAACCTTCCACAAAAACTGTCCAATAGTGATGAAAATATCTTATCCGTGCACTTTAGCTCCAAATATCCGTTTAAAACGGAAGCATTTGTAATTGATGAATTGCCCGTACAGTTCCAAAAAAGGGATTTTGAGCATAGGACCCGTATTCACAAAGGTGAGCCCTATTTTTTTGAATACTCGGTGCGTCCCGTGGAACGTGGAGAATATGTTTTTGGCAACCTGATTGTTTTTGCTTCCTCCCCGCTTCGTATCATCAAAAGAAAATATACGTTTCAAAAGGATCAGATGGTACCTGTGTATCCCTCCATCATTCAAATGCAACAGTATGATTTTTTGGCCACGAGCAATCGGTTAACCGAATTTGGGCTGAAAAAAATTAGAAGGATCGGGCATACCCAAGAGTTTGAACAGATCAAGGAATATATAAAGGGTGATGATGTGCGGACCATTAACTGGAAAGCTACCGCAAAAAGGAGCCAATTGATGGTAAACCAATACCAGGACGAAAAATCCCAGCCCATTTATTCGATCATTGATACGGGCAGGGTGATGAAAATGCCTTTCAACGAATTGAGCCTATTGGATTACGCCATCAACTCGGCCTTGGCATTCTCCAATGTCGCCCTCAAAAGAAACGATAAAACGGGATTGCTGACCTTCTCCAAAAAGATAGAGACTTTTGTGCCCGCCGTTCAAAAAATCACGCACCTCAACACCATTATGGAGAGTCTGTACAATATATCCACTGACTATTCCGATTCGGATTTTGGGTTATTGTATGCCCATGTAAAGCGCAAGGTGAACCAACGTAGCCTTTTGTTGCTCTATACCAATTTTGAACATATCTCAGGGTTAAAACGACAATTGCCCTACATCTTGGCCATGGCCAAAAAACATGTATTGGTGGTCATATTCTTTGAGAACACGGAATTGGAATCCTTGATCTCAACGGATGCCGAAGATCTGCAATCCATTTATCACAAGACTATTGCGGAGAAGTTTTCCTTGGAAAAGAGATTGATGCAAAAAGAACTCCAAAAGTATGGCATCCAAACCATCCTCACCAAACCAGAGGAACTTACGGTAAACACCATCAACAAATATTTGGAAATAAAAGCCAGGGGAATTATTTAG
- a CDS encoding AAA family ATPase, translating to MENNDLNFDSRVPLEELRDTVEQVKKELSTIIVGQKDFIELLIISILADGHALIEGVPGIAKTVTAKLFAKTLKTEFNRIQFTPDLMPSDILGTSVFNSKTTEFEFKKGPIFSNIILIDEINRAPAKTQSALFETMEERQATVDGTTYPMGNPFMVLATQNPIEQEGTYALPEAQLDRFLFKIKVDYPSVEEEVIILQNHHERKGEKPQDQIKAVLTPKKLAEFKKNIHEVVVEQKILDYIANIITQTRNHPHLYLGASPRASIATLTAAKAFAAISGRDFVIPEDVKKALVPVLNHRVILTPEREMEGMTTENVVTMIMESVEIPR from the coding sequence ATGGAAAATAACGACTTGAACTTTGACAGCAGAGTTCCCTTGGAAGAGTTGAGGGACACCGTGGAACAGGTTAAAAAAGAACTGTCCACCATAATCGTGGGACAAAAGGATTTTATAGAACTTTTGATCATTTCCATTTTGGCCGATGGACATGCCCTGATAGAAGGAGTGCCCGGAATTGCCAAAACGGTGACCGCCAAGCTTTTTGCCAAAACGCTTAAAACGGAGTTCAACCGTATCCAATTTACGCCCGACCTTATGCCGAGCGATATTTTGGGAACCTCCGTGTTCAATTCCAAAACAACCGAGTTTGAATTTAAAAAAGGGCCCATATTTTCCAATATCATTTTGATAGACGAAATCAACCGTGCCCCAGCCAAAACACAGTCCGCGCTTTTTGAGACCATGGAAGAACGGCAAGCCACCGTTGACGGAACCACATACCCAATGGGGAATCCATTTATGGTATTGGCAACACAAAACCCCATTGAACAAGAAGGCACCTACGCCCTGCCGGAAGCACAATTAGATCGCTTTCTGTTCAAGATCAAGGTGGATTATCCCTCTGTTGAGGAAGAAGTGATCATTCTTCAGAACCATCATGAACGCAAGGGCGAAAAACCACAAGATCAAATAAAAGCGGTGTTGACACCCAAAAAACTGGCCGAGTTCAAAAAGAACATTCATGAAGTGGTGGTGGAACAAAAAATACTGGACTACATTGCCAATATTATCACGCAGACCCGAAATCATCCGCATCTATATTTGGGGGCATCGCCTAGGGCATCCATTGCTACTTTGACCGCTGCCAAAGCCTTTGCTGCGATTTCCGGCCGGGATTTTGTTATTCCGGAAGATGTAAAAAAAGCATTGGTCCCAGTACTGAACCACAGGGTCATTTTAACTCCCGAACGGGAAATGGAAGGCATGACCACCGAAAATGTCGTCACCATGATTATGGAATCCGTTGAAATTCCACGTTAA